From Acinetobacter lwoffii, a single genomic window includes:
- a CDS encoding NAD(P)-dependent oxidoreductase — MGWHMASHLPKLGHQVWVWNRTEQKAVTHAEIFATQAVSIKQAVQADFIFSCLPTSQDVEALIAAHPPKQGAIWIDCTSGVPESAQKLAKLLEQQGSFYLDAPVSGQTVGAEKGTLTVMVGGNEQAFERAKPIIDAFAGLIEYVGESGSGFAVKAVNNTLMATHLWALAEGLTVLKGQGVDLSSALNCINHSSGKSSMSENIMAQRVLSREFNKTFALDLLQKDIGIALELVQQQQLDLSVMSLVQQEFQQIAKPQASQLDFSAAVQGLEQRTQIKLRG, encoded by the coding sequence ATGGGCTGGCATATGGCCTCCCATTTGCCAAAACTCGGGCATCAGGTTTGGGTCTGGAATCGAACTGAACAGAAAGCTGTAACGCATGCTGAAATTTTTGCAACTCAAGCAGTGAGTATTAAGCAGGCGGTTCAGGCAGATTTTATCTTTTCCTGTTTGCCGACCAGTCAGGATGTGGAAGCATTGATTGCAGCCCATCCACCCAAACAAGGTGCAATCTGGATTGACTGTACCAGCGGTGTACCGGAATCTGCCCAAAAACTGGCGAAGCTCTTGGAGCAACAAGGCAGTTTTTATCTGGATGCTCCAGTATCCGGTCAGACTGTTGGGGCAGAAAAAGGCACTTTAACTGTGATGGTGGGTGGCAATGAACAAGCCTTTGAACGAGCCAAACCGATCATTGATGCCTTTGCTGGCCTGATTGAATATGTGGGAGAAAGCGGTTCTGGCTTTGCGGTAAAAGCTGTGAATAATACCTTAATGGCGACTCACTTATGGGCATTGGCTGAAGGGCTGACTGTGCTGAAAGGGCAGGGTGTTGATTTAAGCAGTGCACTAAACTGTATTAATCATTCCAGTGGTAAAAGCAGCATGTCGGAAAATATCATGGCACAGCGTGTACTAAGCCGTGAATTTAATAAGACCTTTGCACTGGATCTATTACAGAAAGATATTGGCATTGCCTTGGAGTTGGTACAGCAACAGCAACTGGATTTATCAGTAATGTCTTTGGTTCAGCAAGAGTTTCAGCAGATTGCCAAACCACAGGCCAGTCAGCTGGATTTCTCCGCTGCGGTGCAAGGACTGGAACAGCGGACTCAAATTAAATTAAGAGGATAA
- a CDS encoding carboxymuconolactone decarboxylase family protein, whose product MSQQDYENGLKVRTEVMGSSFVKRAQDNTVPFTQPLQDWINEHAWGSTWQREGVLPRKYRSLITIAFLTAQKSPTELKGHVRGALNNGATVEEIQEVLLHSLPYCGAPATQEAFRAALEVIQEYQTNQQN is encoded by the coding sequence ATGTCACAACAAGATTATGAAAATGGCTTGAAAGTCCGTACTGAAGTGATGGGTTCAAGCTTTGTAAAGCGCGCTCAGGACAATACGGTTCCTTTTACTCAGCCTTTGCAGGACTGGATTAATGAACATGCCTGGGGTTCGACCTGGCAACGTGAAGGGGTTTTACCACGTAAATATCGTTCTTTAATTACTATTGCTTTTCTTACCGCGCAAAAAAGCCCAACTGAATTGAAAGGCCATGTTCGTGGCGCTTTGAATAATGGTGCAACAGTTGAAGAAATTCAGGAAGTACTACTGCATAGCCTGCCTTACTGCGGTGCCCCAGCTACTCAGGAAGCCTTCCGTGCAGCGCTTGAAGTGATTCAGGAATATCAGACAAATCAACAGAATTAA
- a CDS encoding acyl-CoA dehydrogenase: MLFIFAVLLLLLSLWAVFYFQLSRSAGAIALIVMSVVCAFISPWSLILGIPLILISLVVMIDPLRMSFISKPAYKALANAMPSISPTEREALDSGTSWWEKELFMGAPNWETFNSYPYPKLSLEEQAFLDNEVETLCSMLDEWEIHEQKALPDHVWQYIKEHGFLGLIIPKEYGGRAFSSFAQSRVMSKIASRSLTTAVSCMVPNSLGPGELLLHYGTEEQKDRYLPGLARGEEIPCFGLTSPEAGSDAGAIPDTGVVCYGQFEGQEVLGLRMNFSKRWITLAPIATVVGLAFKMYDPDHLLGEQTEYGITCALLPASHEGVIVGPRHNPGPPFMNGTVEGKDVFIPLDWIIGGVKNAGKGWRMLMECLAVGRGISLPALSTSTSEMTYLNVGAFSRIRQQFKISVGKFEGVQEANSEIASDTYMLEAFRYLVTCGLNQGGKPAVMTAIAKYYATEGMRKVVNHGMDVVGGRAIQMGPRNFLAPYYQAIPVSITVEGANILSRSLMIFGQGSMRCHPYLYEELQLLQAEDSAAALNPFDNLLFKHLGYTFNRTARSFAYAFTGGSSAAPQSAVDFTQPYYKIINRLSANFALTADMCLGLLAGDIKRKEMLSGRLADIHAHLFIASSILKYFEHSKKTEDERLHAQLAVEKSLYTAQEAFFDLFANFPSGAAAGMVKLLCFPLGRPLKKPSDQLKQQVANSMMEDNAFRKVLKKHVFYSTAEDDVNGRMESTFTMLLEIEQLWDRFKKAENKGQFKGLSFADHVADAHEQGFINEEEANKLLHYNARRYDSMLTDVFDLHLQEVLELENPHISKADATGTDTSVQSAPSHSTSP; the protein is encoded by the coding sequence ATGCTATTTATATTTGCTGTACTACTGCTATTACTTAGTTTATGGGCGGTTTTCTATTTTCAGCTCTCCCGTAGCGCGGGTGCAATTGCACTAATTGTCATGTCAGTAGTCTGTGCCTTTATTAGCCCATGGTCACTTATTCTCGGCATTCCGCTGATCCTGATTAGCCTTGTGGTGATGATCGACCCTTTACGTATGTCGTTCATTTCTAAACCGGCCTATAAAGCACTGGCCAATGCCATGCCGAGTATCAGCCCGACAGAACGTGAAGCACTGGACTCCGGAACCAGCTGGTGGGAAAAAGAACTGTTTATGGGTGCACCGAACTGGGAAACCTTTAACAGTTATCCCTATCCCAAATTATCGCTAGAAGAACAAGCTTTTCTGGACAATGAGGTTGAGACCTTGTGCAGCATGCTGGATGAATGGGAAATCCATGAGCAGAAAGCGCTGCCTGATCATGTCTGGCAATATATTAAGGAACATGGTTTCTTAGGCCTGATTATTCCCAAAGAATACGGCGGTCGTGCCTTTAGCTCCTTTGCCCAAAGTCGGGTGATGAGCAAGATTGCTTCGCGATCTCTGACCACAGCCGTGAGTTGTATGGTACCGAACTCACTCGGACCAGGCGAGCTGTTACTGCATTATGGTACCGAAGAACAGAAAGACCGTTATCTGCCGGGTCTGGCGCGAGGCGAAGAAATTCCCTGTTTCGGTTTGACCAGTCCGGAGGCCGGTTCCGATGCTGGTGCGATTCCTGATACCGGTGTAGTCTGCTATGGCCAGTTTGAAGGTCAGGAAGTACTCGGTCTGAGAATGAATTTTTCCAAACGCTGGATTACTTTGGCACCAATTGCGACAGTGGTGGGTCTGGCCTTTAAAATGTATGATCCGGATCATCTTTTGGGTGAACAGACTGAATATGGCATTACCTGTGCCCTGCTTCCTGCCAGTCATGAAGGCGTAATAGTGGGACCACGGCATAACCCGGGACCGCCATTCATGAATGGAACAGTGGAAGGTAAAGATGTCTTTATTCCACTGGACTGGATTATTGGTGGCGTAAAAAATGCCGGTAAAGGATGGCGCATGCTGATGGAATGTTTGGCAGTCGGTCGTGGCATTTCCCTACCAGCGCTGTCTACTTCTACTTCAGAAATGACTTATTTAAATGTGGGTGCTTTCTCTCGTATTCGTCAGCAATTCAAGATTTCAGTTGGCAAGTTTGAGGGTGTTCAGGAAGCCAATAGTGAAATCGCCAGTGACACCTATATGCTGGAAGCCTTCCGTTATCTGGTCACCTGTGGTCTGAATCAGGGTGGCAAGCCTGCCGTAATGACGGCGATTGCCAAATACTATGCAACTGAAGGCATGCGTAAAGTGGTCAATCACGGCATGGATGTGGTCGGTGGTCGTGCCATTCAGATGGGGCCGCGTAACTTTCTGGCACCTTACTATCAGGCAATTCCAGTCTCCATTACCGTCGAAGGCGCCAATATTCTCAGTCGTTCCTTGATGATTTTTGGACAGGGTTCAATGCGCTGCCATCCTTATCTATATGAAGAATTACAGCTCTTACAGGCAGAAGACTCGGCAGCGGCTCTAAATCCTTTTGATAACTTGCTGTTTAAGCATTTGGGTTACACCTTTAACCGGACTGCTCGCTCCTTTGCCTATGCCTTTACAGGTGGCTCAAGTGCTGCGCCGCAAAGTGCGGTTGATTTCACCCAGCCTTATTATAAGATCATTAATCGGCTGAGTGCCAACTTTGCTTTAACTGCGGATATGTGCCTAGGTTTACTCGCAGGGGATATCAAACGTAAGGAAATGCTTTCGGGTCGTCTGGCCGATATTCATGCACATCTGTTTATTGCTTCCTCAATTCTGAAATATTTTGAGCATAGCAAAAAGACTGAAGATGAGCGTTTACATGCACAGCTTGCGGTAGAAAAGTCTCTGTATACAGCGCAAGAAGCTTTTTTCGATCTGTTTGCCAACTTTCCATCAGGTGCAGCAGCAGGTATGGTCAAACTGTTATGTTTCCCACTTGGCCGCCCATTGAAAAAACCGTCAGACCAGCTAAAACAGCAGGTAGCCAACAGTATGATGGAAGACAATGCTTTCCGGAAAGTACTGAAAAAGCATGTTTTCTATAGCACAGCGGAAGATGATGTAAATGGTCGTATGGAATCAACCTTCACCATGTTATTGGAAATTGAGCAGCTTTGGGATCGCTTTAAAAAAGCTGAAAACAAAGGTCAATTCAAGGGACTCAGTTTTGCTGATCATGTGGCTGATGCGCATGAACAAGGCTTTATTAATGAAGAAGAAGCCAATAAGTTACTGCACTATAATGCGCGTCGCTATGACAGCATGTTGACTGATGTCTTCGATTTGCATTTACAGGAAGTATTGGAGCTGGAAAATCCTCATATTTCGAAAGCAGATGCAACAGGTACTGATACTTCAGTTCAAAGTGCACCTTCACATTCAACCAGTCCTTAG
- the lipA gene encoding lipoyl synthase gives MSENRKPEQGVKLRGAEKVARIPVKVVPTVETPRKPDWIRVKMAAPEEVQRIKTTLRQQKLHTVCEEAACPNLPECFGGGTATFMIMGDICTRRCPFCDVAHGRPNALDADEPRHMAETIANLGLKYAVITSVDRDDLLDGGAQHFVDCIKEARALSPNTLLEILVPDFRGRMDIALRIMTECPPDVFNHNIETVPRLYKAMRPGSDYQHSLNLLKMFKEYCPDVPTKCGLMVGIGETEEEVLALLDDLYAHGVDYVTIGQYLQPSKEHAAIDRFVTPEEFERYTEHGQKLGFRNIWAAPMVRSSYFADRQYYGEPVPAVRRKVDPAKKIAVQAIEA, from the coding sequence ATGTCTGAAAACCGTAAACCTGAACAGGGCGTCAAACTTCGCGGTGCGGAAAAAGTTGCCCGCATTCCTGTAAAAGTTGTTCCTACGGTTGAAACGCCACGCAAGCCGGACTGGATCCGGGTGAAAATGGCGGCACCTGAAGAAGTTCAACGTATTAAAACCACACTACGTCAGCAAAAATTACATACGGTGTGCGAAGAAGCCGCCTGTCCAAACCTGCCTGAATGTTTTGGTGGCGGTACTGCGACTTTCATGATTATGGGCGATATCTGTACCCGTCGTTGTCCGTTCTGTGATGTGGCTCATGGCCGTCCAAATGCACTCGATGCAGATGAACCGCGTCATATGGCAGAAACTATTGCCAATCTGGGTTTGAAATATGCAGTGATCACTTCGGTAGACCGTGATGATTTACTGGATGGCGGTGCACAGCATTTTGTAGATTGTATTAAAGAAGCGCGTGCTCTAAGCCCGAATACCCTGCTGGAAATTCTGGTGCCAGATTTCCGTGGTCGTATGGATATCGCGCTGCGCATCATGACTGAATGCCCACCAGATGTGTTTAACCACAATATCGAAACTGTACCGCGTTTATATAAAGCCATGCGTCCAGGTTCTGACTATCAACACTCTTTAAACCTGCTGAAAATGTTTAAAGAATACTGCCCGGACGTACCAACCAAATGTGGTCTGATGGTCGGTATTGGTGAAACTGAAGAAGAAGTGCTTGCCCTGCTTGATGATTTATATGCGCATGGCGTAGATTATGTGACGATTGGTCAGTATTTGCAGCCTTCAAAAGAACATGCAGCGATTGACCGCTTTGTGACACCTGAAGAATTCGAGCGTTATACCGAACATGGTCAAAAACTCGGCTTCCGCAATATCTGGGCAGCACCAATGGTTCGTTCAAGCTACTTTGCCGACCGCCAATACTACGGCGAACCTGTACCAGCAGTGCGTCGTAAAGTGGATCCTGCAAAAAAAATTGCAGTCCAGGCCATTGAAGCTTAG
- the sthA gene encoding Si-specific NAD(P)(+) transhydrogenase, whose product MPRKKEVVSGTFVKYDAVVLGSGPAGEGAAMKLAKSGKRVAIVEMREQLGGNCTHVGTIPSKALRQTVSSIIRYQRDPLFQKVGDWKQFTMKQVLRHAHKVIQQQVDTHSRFYDRNKIDIYHGRAYIQDQNTIFVFNPDGIKETLMFKQLVIASGSRPYRPDILDFNHPRVFDSDKILDLDYSIQKIIIYGAGVIGCEYASIFIGLGHKVDLINTQHKLLSYLDDEISDALSYHLREQGVLIRHNEQIDFLETFDDHVVMHTQSGKKIKADAILWCNGRSGNTDGLGLENVGLKPNSRGQLTVNDQYQTEVENIYAAGDVIGWPSLASAAYDQGRCAGANMSGEKDVAPVTDIPTGIYTIPEISSIGKTEQQLTEEKIPYEVGQASFRHLARAQITGDTMGELKILFHRETLEVLGVHCFGNNASEIIHIGQAVMNSPNNTIKYFVETTFNYPTMAEAYRVATLNGMNRLF is encoded by the coding sequence ATGCCACGTAAAAAAGAGGTCGTTAGTGGGACTTTCGTTAAATATGATGCGGTAGTTCTAGGTTCGGGCCCTGCGGGCGAAGGCGCGGCAATGAAACTTGCCAAATCTGGTAAGCGTGTTGCAATCGTTGAGATGCGTGAACAGCTGGGTGGTAACTGTACCCATGTCGGTACGATTCCAAGTAAAGCATTGCGTCAAACAGTATCCAGTATTATCCGTTATCAACGTGATCCACTGTTTCAAAAAGTCGGGGACTGGAAGCAGTTCACCATGAAGCAAGTGTTGCGTCATGCACATAAAGTTATTCAACAACAAGTAGATACACATTCACGTTTCTACGACCGCAATAAAATTGATATTTATCATGGTCGTGCCTATATTCAGGATCAAAATACCATTTTTGTATTTAACCCAGATGGCATTAAAGAAACGCTGATGTTCAAGCAACTGGTCATTGCCAGCGGCTCGCGTCCATATCGTCCAGACATTCTTGATTTTAATCATCCACGTGTATTTGATTCAGACAAAATTCTGGATCTGGACTATTCCATCCAGAAAATCATTATTTATGGTGCAGGTGTAATCGGTTGTGAATATGCCTCGATCTTTATTGGTCTAGGACATAAAGTCGACTTGATCAACACCCAACACAAACTTTTAAGCTATCTGGATGATGAAATTTCTGATGCACTGTCTTATCACTTGCGTGAACAGGGTGTATTGATTCGTCATAATGAACAGATCGACTTTTTAGAAACATTTGACGACCATGTGGTGATGCACACGCAAAGCGGCAAGAAAATTAAAGCCGACGCGATTTTGTGGTGTAATGGCCGTTCAGGCAATACCGATGGTCTAGGCCTTGAAAATGTCGGCCTGAAACCGAACAGCCGTGGTCAATTGACTGTGAATGATCAATATCAGACTGAAGTAGAAAATATCTACGCTGCCGGTGATGTAATCGGTTGGCCTTCGCTAGCCTCTGCTGCCTATGACCAAGGTCGTTGCGCAGGTGCCAATATGAGCGGCGAGAAAGACGTTGCGCCGGTGACTGATATTCCAACCGGGATTTATACCATTCCTGAAATTTCTTCGATTGGTAAGACTGAACAGCAGCTGACTGAAGAAAAAATTCCGTATGAAGTCGGTCAGGCATCATTCCGTCATTTGGCACGTGCACAGATTACCGGTGATACTATGGGTGAATTAAAGATTCTGTTCCATCGCGAAACATTGGAAGTTTTGGGTGTACATTGCTTCGGTAATAATGCCTCTGAAATTATCCATATTGGTCAGGCAGTCATGAACAGCCCGAACAATACCATCAAGTACTTCGTAGAAACCACGTTTAACTATCCGACTATGGCGGAAGCGTATCGTGTAGCCACACTGAATGGTATGAACCGTTTATTCTAA
- a CDS encoding IS3 family transposase (programmed frameshift) gives MKKPTYTPEIRERAVQLLIESEKDYPSTWAAITAIAPKIGCTPETLRAWHQKHLDQQNPIKVQQISDQEKMKQMEREIKELKRANEILRKAAGFFRPGGARPPTQIMVDFIHNNKDLYGVDAICRILPIAASTYYRTLDLADNPEHRAKRDLHDKHHAEQIKRIWKESSGRYGVRKVWQKLKREGYVIARCTVARLMQKLDIQGVWRGKNKQTTRNRDDQKRADDLVKRNFSADRPDQLWVSDFTYIQTHSGWVYTAFIIDVFSRAIVGWKVSTRMNTDMVLDALEQALHDRGMPKNVIHHSDRGVQYLSIRYTNRLEAANLRASVGTTGDSYDNALAETVNGLYKTEVIEYLKADWQGLADVQLATLNWVDWFNKKRVHSALGYVSPFEFEAMYYDKINPLGQVA, from the exons ATGAAAAAACCAACCTATACCCCCGAAATTAGAGAAAGAGCGGTTCAATTACTAATTGAATCTGAAAAAGATTATCCTTCTACTTGGGCTGCAATCACAGCAATTGCGCCTAAGATTGGTTGTACTCCTGAAACACTTCGTGCCTGGCATCAAAAGCATTTAGATCAGCAAAATCCTATTAAAGTACAACAGATATCTGATCAAGAAAAAATGAAGCAAATGGAACGTGAAATTAAAGAATTAAAGCGTGCCAATGAAATTCTACGTAAAGCAGCCG GCTTTTTTCGCCCAGGCGGAGCTCGACCGCCCACACAAATAATGGTGGATTTTATCCATAACAATAAAGACTTATATGGTGTTGATGCGATTTGTAGGATTTTACCGATCGCAGCTTCAACCTATTACCGAACTTTAGATCTCGCTGACAATCCAGAACATCGAGCGAAACGAGATCTACATGATAAGCATCATGCTGAACAAATTAAACGAATTTGGAAGGAAAGTTCAGGTCGATATGGTGTACGTAAAGTTTGGCAAAAATTGAAACGTGAAGGCTATGTTATTGCACGTTGTACAGTTGCTCGATTGATGCAGAAGCTAGATATACAAGGTGTTTGGCGTGGTAAGAACAAACAAACTACCCGCAACCGAGATGATCAAAAACGAGCAGATGATTTAGTGAAACGTAATTTTAGTGCTGATCGACCTGACCAATTATGGGTCAGTGACTTTACGTATATTCAAACTCATTCAGGCTGGGTCTATACCGCCTTTATTATTGATGTGTTCTCACGAGCAATTGTTGGATGGAAAGTATCTACACGAATGAATACAGATATGGTGCTCGATGCACTTGAGCAAGCATTGCACGATCGAGGCATGCCAAAGAATGTGATTCATCATTCCGACAGGGGTGTGCAATATCTTTCGATTCGCTATACCAATCGTTTAGAAGCAGCAAATTTACGAGCATCAGTCGGTACAACTGGTGATTCATACGATAATGCTTTGGCTGAAACGGTGAATGGCTTATACAAAACAGAGGTGATTGAATATTTAAAAGCAGATTGGCAAGGTTTAGCAGATGTACAACTTGCGACACTAAACTGGGTAGATTGGTTCAATAAAAAGCGTGTACACAGTGCACTGGGTTATGTGTCGCCTTTTGAGTTTGAAGCAATGTACTATGATAAGATTAACCCGTTAGGTCAGGTGGCTTAA
- a CDS encoding TauD/TfdA dioxygenase family protein, protein MTSLTQLSQAIHDAPRWHQQDQFQHPAEIKIVPQTDQALGAVVFGLDARKAQSSETILQLKQALAEHLILIFKQQSLDDLQYLAFSTYFGSIFRPGADTPVLAAQSDSGVPPDVVPVSNAVGQGDYTGHGELTPHTDHQWTPLPSFASLLYAIELPQNGGQTSWINTIKAYDALNKETKAQIDQLQLITYNPFVRRQKTRDQADDQGYGNSPLYRFKDQPILSHAYPHPLVRTHPESGRKALWLNTHTEVELVNYDDQAGSQLIAKLREHISKPEFAYEHHWEIGDIVFWDNQVTLHSRRPFPADQRRLLKRISLAGSRPF, encoded by the coding sequence ATGACCAGCTTAACCCAACTTTCACAAGCCATTCATGATGCTCCACGCTGGCATCAGCAAGATCAATTTCAACATCCGGCTGAAATCAAGATTGTACCGCAAACAGATCAGGCCTTAGGCGCAGTGGTCTTTGGTCTGGATGCCCGTAAAGCCCAGTCATCTGAAACCATTTTACAGTTAAAACAGGCTCTGGCCGAGCATCTGATTTTGATCTTTAAGCAGCAAAGTCTGGATGATTTACAATACTTGGCATTTTCAACTTATTTCGGTTCCATTTTCCGCCCAGGTGCAGATACCCCGGTATTGGCTGCGCAGTCCGATAGCGGTGTTCCACCCGATGTCGTGCCGGTTTCCAATGCCGTCGGTCAGGGAGACTATACCGGGCATGGTGAACTGACTCCACATACCGATCATCAATGGACACCTTTACCCTCTTTTGCTTCCTTATTGTATGCGATTGAACTGCCTCAGAACGGTGGACAGACCAGCTGGATCAATACCATTAAAGCCTATGATGCACTCAATAAAGAAACCAAAGCACAGATTGATCAGCTGCAACTGATTACTTATAACCCTTTCGTGCGCCGTCAAAAAACCAGAGATCAGGCTGATGATCAAGGTTATGGCAATAGCCCGCTGTATCGCTTTAAAGATCAGCCCATATTAAGTCATGCCTATCCACATCCACTGGTGCGCACTCATCCTGAATCCGGTCGTAAAGCACTTTGGCTGAATACGCATACCGAAGTCGAACTGGTCAATTATGATGATCAGGCTGGCAGTCAACTGATCGCAAAATTACGTGAGCATATTTCAAAACCTGAGTTCGCTTATGAACATCACTGGGAAATTGGCGATATCGTGTTCTGGGATAATCAGGTGACTTTGCACTCACGCCGTCCATTCCCGGCTGATCAGCGCCGTTTATTAAAACGCATCAGTCTGGCGGGTAGCCGTCCGTTTTAG
- a CDS encoding MFS transporter → MADSQFSKALIFMLIGSAIILALSLGVRHAFGLYLVPMSEEFGWGHNVFSLAIAMQNLIWGAVQPITGAFADKYGSKIVVAVGGALYAIGLLLMAVSSTGLLLNLSVGLILGLALSATSFPVLLSAVGRAAPPEKRSLAMGIASAAGSFGQFIMLPSTLLLLQNVGWSAALVVSAILIALIVPLAWMLKAPMYVHPNAAATPNKVSLNFKQILVVVKNHKPFWFLAMGFFVCGFQVVFIGIHLPGYLIDHGFNATTGTIFLALVGLFNVVGTYTAGWLGGKYFKPHLLMGLYALRGIAIIAFLMLPLSTWTVYSFGVIMGLLWLSTVPLTNGIVANMFGVKYLTMLSGIVFFTHQVGSFFGGWLGGVNHDLSGNYNAVWMLSIVLSIFGVLVHFWVNEEQIVHD, encoded by the coding sequence ATGGCTGACAGTCAATTTTCCAAAGCTCTTATTTTTATGCTGATTGGCTCCGCCATCATTTTGGCACTGTCACTGGGTGTACGTCATGCCTTTGGCCTGTATCTGGTACCGATGAGCGAAGAATTCGGTTGGGGTCATAATGTTTTTAGCCTGGCTATTGCCATGCAAAACCTGATCTGGGGTGCAGTTCAGCCGATTACCGGGGCATTTGCCGATAAATATGGCAGCAAGATTGTGGTAGCTGTAGGCGGAGCCTTATATGCAATTGGTCTACTCTTGATGGCAGTTAGCTCGACCGGATTATTGCTTAATCTGAGTGTCGGCCTGATTCTGGGTCTCGCCCTGTCAGCTACGTCATTTCCGGTGTTATTGTCTGCAGTTGGACGTGCTGCCCCACCAGAAAAGCGCAGTTTGGCGATGGGAATTGCTAGTGCGGCCGGATCTTTTGGTCAGTTTATCATGCTGCCTTCAACCCTGTTGCTATTACAGAATGTCGGCTGGTCAGCGGCGCTGGTGGTCAGTGCCATTTTAATTGCATTGATTGTGCCATTGGCCTGGATGCTGAAAGCACCGATGTATGTTCATCCCAACGCGGCCGCTACCCCCAATAAAGTCTCACTCAATTTTAAACAGATTCTGGTGGTGGTGAAAAATCATAAACCCTTCTGGTTTCTGGCTATGGGCTTTTTTGTTTGTGGTTTTCAGGTAGTTTTTATTGGCATTCACCTGCCTGGCTATCTGATTGATCATGGGTTTAATGCCACAACCGGTACGATCTTCTTAGCCTTAGTGGGTCTGTTTAATGTGGTAGGCACCTATACGGCCGGCTGGCTGGGTGGCAAATACTTCAAACCGCATCTACTGATGGGATTATATGCATTGCGTGGAATTGCGATTATTGCCTTTCTCATGCTGCCTCTCAGCACATGGACAGTCTATAGCTTTGGTGTCATTATGGGGTTACTCTGGTTATCGACCGTTCCGCTGACCAATGGCATTGTGGCGAATATGTTCGGGGTGAAATATCTGACCATGCTCAGTGGCATCGTGTTCTTTACCCATCAGGTTGGCTCATTTTTTGGTGGCTGGCTCGGTGGAGTTAACCATGATTTGAGTGGCAATTATAATGCGGTGTGGATGCTATCCATTGTCCTCAGCATTTTTGGCGTACTGGTGCATTTCTGGGTCAATGAGGAGCAAATCGTCCATGACTGA
- a CDS encoding IS5 family transposase (programmed frameshift), with amino-acid sequence MKYQKLNRFSDSEFQRLVGVPRAVFSEMVEVLKEAESLKKKLGRPHTLAIEDQLLLTINYLRSYNTQLELAANYHIAESNVNRTIKKVEDALMKSRRFTLPKRSITTADEQFNWVIIDATECLIERPKKNQSKFYSGKKKKHTLKAQVIYHPKSKQIIGVDISSGSQHDIKLARKTVKKFKHCDYVMTDLGYYGLEQDGFKLLMPIKKKKNLPLFDAEKNYNKMIGKIRVVIEHINSQLKRFRILSERYRNRRKRFGLRINLIAALVNRMNLQ; translated from the exons ATGAAATATCAGAAATTAAATCGTTTTTCAGATTCTGAATTCCAGCGCTTGGTTGGTGTACCTCGAGCAGTTTTTAGTGAAATGGTCGAAGTTTTAAAAGAAGCAGAATCACTTAAAAAGAAATTAGGGCGTCCTCATACTTTAGCTATAGAGGATCAATTATTATTAACAATCAATTACTTACGGAGCTACAACACCCAATTGGAATTGGCGGCAAATTACCATATCGCTGAAAGTAATGTGAATCGAACTATTAAAAAGGTTGAAGATGCATTAATGAAATCAAGACGTTTTACCCTGCCAAAACGAAGCATTACCACAGCAGACGAACAATTTAACTGGGTAATTATTGATGCGACAGAATGTTTAATAGAACGCCCG AAAAAAAATCAGAGTAAGTTCTACAGTGGTAAAAAGAAGAAACATACGTTAAAAGCCCAAGTGATCTATCATCCGAAGAGCAAACAAATCATAGGAGTAGATATATCGTCTGGCAGTCAGCATGATATTAAATTGGCAAGAAAAACAGTTAAGAAATTCAAACATTGTGACTATGTTATGACCGATTTAGGGTACTATGGGTTAGAGCAAGATGGCTTTAAATTATTGATGCCAATAAAGAAAAAGAAGAATTTACCCTTATTTGATGCTGAGAAAAATTACAATAAAATGATTGGAAAAATACGAGTTGTAATCGAACATATTAACAGTCAATTGAAAAGATTTAGAATACTAAGTGAACGCTATCGAAATAGACGGAAAAGATTCGGTTTACGCATTAACTTAATCGCTGCACTGGTAAACCGGATGAACTTGCAATAA